From the genome of Nicotiana sylvestris chromosome 2, ASM39365v2, whole genome shotgun sequence, one region includes:
- the LOC138884957 gene encoding uncharacterized protein: MVRITKENEEIDRKREIKEIQQQAKEKIQQIEKVKNTKIIELEKELEMLKQLYTNKLKEKEKRKEEKQELRLTNEIEKIRLQLEEVQDNPPNISINEINDQSDNDKDLGEDYSETSETYRELIEKTEKIKTNPEINTGDMTEDKPSTSGVKNPRQLNPTYYRI; this comes from the exons atggttagaataacaaaagaaaacgaagaaatagatagaaaacgagaaattaaagaaatacaacagcaagctaaagaaaaaatacagcAGATAGAGAAAGTAAAGAACACTAAAATAatagaattagaaaaagaattagaaatgCTAAAACAGCTATatacaaataaactaaaagaaaaagaaaaacgtaaagaagaaaaacaagagctAAGActgacaaatgagatagaaaaaaTTAGATTACAGTTAGAAGAGGTACAGGATAATCCACCAAATATAAgcataaacgaaataaatgaccaaagtgataacgaCAAAGATCTAGGAGaagactattcagaaacaagtgagaCGTACagagaacttatagaaaaaacagaaaagataaaaacaaatccagaaataaatacaggagatatgaccGAGGATAAACCAAGCACATCAGGAGTAAAAAATCCAAGACAgctaaacccaacctattacaga atctag